GATCGACGAACGTCTCGCAGACGAGGCGTGGGCCGCACGCGGCATCGGTCGTCTCCACAAAGGACGGCACTCTGCCCGGCTGCACGATGAGCGCGTTCTCGCCGCCCTCAGGCAGGAACGACTCCTCGGATTCCTCGTCCATGAAAAGGTAGGCCATCCGGGTCGACCTGCCAGGCAGCCGGAACTGCCCGATGAACCCCATCGGACGCTCGTGCCGGTGGCAGAGCGGCCATTGCGGTTTCTCGAGCCAGACAGGCTGACCGCCGAGCTTGGTCCAGAATTCGTCGATCGCCTCTTCGGCCTCAGAGAAAATCATCTCGTACGTGTAACCATCGCCGTCGATCACCGAGGCATCCTACGGCGAGGCCGGAACCGGCCATGCCCGCCGCCATCGGCTTCCAGACCGGCCCCGCCGCGTAGTGCGTCAGATGGCCGCGTGGTAGGCGCCGGCGCGCATGCCGGCCGGCAGCCCCGCCGTCCGGCGGGTCCCCTGGCCGGCCTGCCGCTGGTGTGGTGGCGGCACGGCACCTACTGGCCCCTCGCTTCGAAGGGCTCCTGGTGCATCCAGGTCTGCCCGGTCAGGCCATCAGCAGCCAGCGATGATCGTCGTACCCGTCGTTCGCCCAGGACGGGTCGTAACAGCTGAAGACGGTGAGCGGAAGGTTGTCGGCCCGATCGGAACCTGTGCTCGCCCACCCGGCCACGTCCAGGCAGAGTCCGTTCTTGTAGTTGATGACCATCTGGTCGACGTGCGGCTCCACGACGTCACGCAGGTACCACTCCTGATTGTCGTCGGCCGGTGTGGAGGCGCAGTGATAGATGCTCAGCTGGGTCGCCGCCGGGGTGTAGCCGAACCCGGGCAGGTCGAGGCAGAGCGAGCTTTTCACGTTGAGAAACTCGTAGAGTTGCACGCCGTTGACGACCCGGGTCGGCCGCGGGATCCAGAGCTGGTTGTCGCCGTCGGAACTGTTGCACGAGAACTGGGTCACTGGCGTGCCTGCCGGGTTCGCACCCAAGTTCGGGAGGTCGGCGCACTTACCCGTCGATCGGTTGATCATGGCTATCGGGGAACCGGCGGCGTACGAGGCGGGTGTCGAGATGATCGACAGCGCCAGGAGCGTTCCGAGCACGAATCGGCTGAGCACCCTGAACATGGCATCTCCAGGTCGGGGAACGGCGACAGTCGCGCCTGAACCAACGATGTTCGCCACGAATCGTGTCGCCTTCGCGACGTGACCGGCCTGAGTATCCCCCTACTCATTTACCCGGCGTAGGCATCCGGTCCGGAGGCGTGTCGTCCATCAGCTCTGGACGAATCGCCAGGACTCCACTGTCGCCTGGGCAATGATCTCGATACGGCGCCCGTATGCCGGATGCCCATCAGACACGAAGCTGCCATCCCTGACCGGCAACCCGCAGAGCGTAGCGCGGAAGTGCCCGGGAGGTCCGCCCGGTGGAAGCGGCGCGTACTCCGCGAGTGGTGCCATGTCGTAGCTCGACCGCGCCCTGTGCTTGTTCCGCGCCACCTGATGAGCCGCCACGCGAAGCAGCGCGTCAAGGCCCTTGTCCATGAAGAGCTGCAACTGGCGGAACTGGCCGTCAAGGTACTTCTCATGGGCTCTGGAAGGATGCTGCAGGAGATACGCGCAGACCACAGGCGCGTGCCAGCTGTACATCTGAGGATCAGCCTGCTCCTCAGCCAGAATTCCGTGGTAGTAGTCCACGCACAGGCCCAGCGGGCCGGCAGTCGCACCGCAGTCGCACTGAAGCACCGCTCCCCCAAGCTCCCCCACCCGTGCGGTGTGGGTCAGATGGCCGCCTGGTAGGCGCTGGCGCGCATGCCGGCCAGCAGCCCCGCCGTCTGCTCAGGCGTGTAGCGCCGCACCGGGTCGTGGTGGAGCAACCCCTCGATCAGCGGCCGCATCACGCCGGCCCGCCGGGGCGGCGGGTAGGGGCCGCTGCGCGCCATCCCGAGCACCGTCGCCGCGTCCTGTCCGGGGTAGGGCGGCTGGCCCTCGACGGCGCTGTAGAGGGTGGCGCCGAAGGACCACATGTCGGCCTCCTTGCTGGCCGGCCCCCCGTGCAGCCGCTCGGGCGCCATGAAGGCGGGCGTGCCCCGCAGCCGCCGGGACGTCGTCATCCGGATGTCACCCTCGGCGGTCGCTATGCCGAAGTCGGTGAGCACCACCCGGTCGCCGGTCAGCATGACGTTGGCGGGCTTCACGTCGCGATGGAGCACCCCGGCCTTGTGCGCGGTGCGCAGCGCGGCGAGCAGGTGCTGGCCGATCGCGGCCACCGACTGGGCCGGTAATGTGCCCACCTGAGAGAGCAACTGGTGCAACGAGAGCCCGTCGAGGTACTCCATCACGATCCAGAGCTTGCCGCCCTCTTCGATCAGGTCGTGCACCGTGACGATGTTCGGGTGCGTCAGGCCGGCAGCCATCCTCGCCTCACGCAGCACCCGGCGGCGCACCATCTCGGCCTCACCGGCCAAGGTCAGCTCCTTGAGTGCCACCGTACGGTGGAGGAGCTGATCGAACGCACGCCAGACGACGCCCATACCCCCACGACCGGCCTCCTCGTTCAGGAGGTACCGTCCGCCGATCTCCCGCATACCATCCCCTCATGCTCGGGGATAATCATGTCACTTCAGCACCGGCCGTAGGGTGCCTAACGTGATCCGGATATGTCGGAAAGTGCGGGTGCGCTGGTCAACGGCCTAGAAATTCGATCAGACAAAGCGCGCCACACCAGTCCGACACCCACCAAACATACTCCAGTAGCGCCCACGAGGACGGCGCCAAGCCCCGCGAACTCGGCCACAACGCCCCCCAGAGCCGCCCCGAGCGGCATCCCGGCCATGCCGACGAGGCGGTATGCCGAATTGACACGGCCTAGCAGTTCGGCCGGGATCAGCCGCTGCCGGGTCGAGATCACCAGGACGTTGGCCGCCGCGCCCACCACACCCCACAGGACGGCGGTCGGGTAGAGCGTCCACGGCGACGGCACCACCACCGGCACCAGGAGCAGCAGGCTGCTGATCAGCCACGAGCCCACCAGCGTGCGGGCCTCCCCGAAGATCCCCGCGGCCCGCCCCGACAGCAGGGACCCGAGCACCGCCCCGGCGGCGAAGGCGGTCATCATCAGGCCGTACCCGCCGGGCTCCAGCCCGATCTGTGAGCCGTCGCCGACCACCCAGAGCACGAAGACGGCGAAGTAGGCGGCGTTGGCGAGGTTGAGCATCCCGGCTGTGACGGCCAGACTCCGCAGCACCCGGTGCGACCAGAGGTAGCGCAGCGCCTCGCCGATGTCCCGCCGCAGCGGCCTCCGCTCTCCGGCGTCGGGGTTCAGGCGGTACGTGCCGCGCATGCCCAGCAGCAGCAGGCCCGCGGCGCCGTACAGGATGGCCGGGGCGCCGAAGAGCGCGGCGGGGAGCGCCACCACGAGCAGGCCGGCGAGCGGGGCGCCGACGAAGTCGTTGCCGATCATCTGGGCGCTGGAGACGCGGCCGTTCGCCCTGGTGAGGTGGTCATCGGGCACGGTCATGGGCAGGATCGCCTGCGCCGAGGTGTCGGCGAAGACCTCGGCCACCCCGGCCACGAGCACGGCCGCCAGCAGCAGCCACAGGTCGAGCAGGCCCAGGAGCGCCAGCAGGCCCGCGAGCGCCAGGATCGCCGTACGGGCGGCGTTCGCCAGGACCATGATCCGGCGGCGGTCGGCGCGGTCGGCGATCGCCCCCGCGTGCAGCGCGAACAGCAGCCACGGCGCCGTCGCGGCGGCCCCGACCAGTGACACCAGGGTGGGAGAGCGCGTCATGGACACGGCCAGCAGTGGCGCCCCGACCTTCAGCACGCCGTCGGCCAGGTTCGACAGCGCGGTGGATGACCAGAGAAAACCGAACGAACGCCCCACTGCCGCACTCCGATAGTGTGTAAGAGAAAGTGTGCATAGATTCCTTTGCAAAGATAGGCTTGCACAGCATGCAGAGCAAGAGCTTTTCCGCACGGACGCTCGACGCCAACGCCCTGAAGTCCTTCGCCCACCCGCTCAGGCTGCGGATCTACGAGCTGCTGGACGAGCACGGCCCGTCCACGGCCACCGGGCTCGCCGCGCTGCTGGGCCAGAACACCGGCGCGACCAGCTACCACCTCAGAGAGCTGGCCAGGCACGACATGATCGAGGTGGTGCCGGGGATGGGGCGCGGCAAGGAGAAGTACTGGCGCATCGCGCCCGGGGGCTTCTCCTTCGGCGAGCCGGAGGAGGGCGACCCCGAGACGGCGAGCGCGCTGGAGGTCGTACTCGACGACATGGTGCGTCAGCGCGGCGCGGAGCTGGCCCGGTGGCGCGAGGAGGAGGCGACGGCACCCGAGGAGTGGGTGCAGGCGAGCGTCTTCGGGCGGCGGTCACTGCGGCTCACGCCGGAGGAGACGCGCGAGTTGCAGGATGAGGTGTTCGAGGTGCTGGAGAGGTACCGGGCACTGTCGGACCGCAGGGAGCGGGAGCCGGCCGCTCCCCGCGATCCGTCGATCGGGCACGTGGTCATCCACTTCGACGTGCTGCCTGTGGGAGTCGGCCGGGCGACCCCGCCCCCCCGCGAGGAAGCGCCCGGCGAGGCCATTCCCTAGGAGATGAGCTTGAGCGCGAGCTCGGGCAGCCCCTCCGGAGCCGTCTTCGGCGACCCGGAGTTGAACGGCGGGTGCGGGTCGTACTCGATGACCAGCTGCACGGCCTGCGCCGTCGTCGGGTCGGCGGCCTGGGCGAGCAGCGTCAGCGCCATGTCGATCCCCGCCGACACCCCCGCCGCGGTCACGACGTTGCCCTCGGTGACCACGCGCTCGCTCACCGGCTCGGCCCCGTACTGCCGCAGCGCTTCGAGGATGCCCCAGTGACTGGTCGCCTTCAGCCCCTCCAGCAGCCCGGCGGCCGCCAGCACCAAGGAGCCGCTGCACACCGAGGTGGTCCACCGGGCGTGCTCGTGGGCCTGCCGGATCCAGCCCAGCAGCGCCTCGTCGGCCATGGCCTCCATCGTCCCCGGGCCGCCCGGGACGACGATCACGTCAGGGCGGGGCACGTCCTCGTACGAGGCGGTGGCGATGAGGGTGAGCGTCCCCTGGTCGTCGGTCACGGGCCCGGGCTCGGCCGCGACGAACGTGACCGTCCAGCCGGGCGCGAAGGCCAGCACCGTGTACGGCCCGACCGCGTCGAGCGCGGTGAAACGCGGATAGAGCGGGATGGCCACATGCATGTCTATTTCTCCTTCGATCGGAACCTGCGACGGTGGTCGCCGGGTGAGATCCGCCAGTAGCGGCGGAAGACGCGGTAGAGGGTCTCCGGCGTGCCGAGCCCCGACTCTCTGGCCACCCTGTCCAGCGGATGGCCGGTGACCTCCAGGAGCCGCCTGGCGGCCTCGGCCCGGCTGCGCTCGACGTACCGGCCGGGTGACAGGCCCGTCTGCTCGGTGAAGACGCGGGAGAAGTGACGCTCGCTCATCCCGGCCCGCGCGGCGAGCGCGGGCACGCTCAGGTCGGCGGCGGGGTTCGCGTCGATGTACGCCTGGAGCTCCCTCAGCGGCTCGCTGCGCGGCGTCAGCGCCCGCATCGGCGTGCTGAACTGGCTCTGCCCGCCCGGCCTGTGCAGATACACCACGAGGCCCCGGGCGACGTCCCTGGCCAGCGCGTGGCCGTGGTCCCTGGCCACCAGCGCGAGCGCGAGGTCCACGCCGGACAGCACGCCCGCCGAGGTCCAGACGTTGCCGTCCTCGATGTAGAGCGGGTCGGCGTCCACCTCGACGCACTCGTAGCGGGCGTCCAGCTCGCCGGCGGCGAGCCAGTGCGTGGTGACCCGCCGGTGGTCCAGCAGCCCCGCCTCGGCCAGCAGGAAAGCGCCGTTGCAGACGGACGCGACCCGCCGGGCGCCGCCCGCCAGCCCCGCGATGTGCGCGACGAGCTCGCGGTCCGCCAGCCGCTCGGGCACGGACAGCCCGCCCGCCACCAGCAGCGTGTCGATCGGCCCGGCGACGTCGGCGAGCGCCGAGGCCGTGACGGTGACGCCGTTCCCCGCGGGCACGGCGCCGCCGCCCACCGCCGCCACCTCGACCCGGTAGCCGCCCCCGGACACCAGCAGGTCCGCGGTGGCGAACACATCGGCGGGACCGGCCATGTCGAGCAGCTGGAAGCCGGGGAAGACGACGATCAGAACCCGTCGCTGCATGCTTTCATGCTGGTCGCGGACCTTATGTGGCGTCAATGACACGAATATTGCACATTACGCCATCAGTGGTAGGTAGGACGGCTCCGACCGTTAGGCGGCATGATGGGGGCGGTCAAAGAAGATCGTCGAAAGGTGTTACGTGAAGAAGGTCCTGTCGGTCGCCGTCGCGAACTTACTCCTGATCGGCCTCGCCCCTGTCGCTCACGCCGAGTCCGCCCGGTCCGATGTCTACGCCGACTACGCCGACCTGTCCGCCCACGAGGTCGAGGGCAGGGACTACCGCCGCGTCCAGCGCGTCCCCAGCGGCGCGAAGGTGGCGCACATCGCCATCCACGGCGGCGCCATCGAAGCGCCGACGTCGCAGCTCGCCGACGCGGCCGCGGGCAGCAAGTACGCCTTCTACGCGTTTGAAGGCATCAAGGACTCCGGCAACACCGCCCTGCACATCACCGCCACGCACTTCGACGAGCCCAAGGCGCTCAACGTGGTGGCGGGCGTCGACTACACCGTCTCCTGGCACGCCGCGTCGGGCTCCGGGGCCACCACCTACGTCGGCGGACGGGACACGAAGCTGATCAAAAAGGTGAAGTCCGAGCTGCGCGCCGCCGGATTCGCCATCTCGGCGTCCGTGCCCGAGGAGATCGGCGGTGACAGCCCCAGCAACATCGCGAACAAGAACCGCAGGGGCATGGGCGTGCAGTTGGAGATCAGCCGGGGCCAGCGGGAGCGGTTCTTCGACGGAGGGAAGCTGAACCGCGCCTGGATCGAGGACCCGGCCAACCGCACGAAGGCCTTCTACAGGTACGTGGCGGCCGTCAACCGTGCGCTCGGCTGAAAAAGCCGTGAGCCCCCGGGGCAGGACCGGGGGCTCACGGCGCGACATGGGCTGAAATATCAGCCCATGTGCGGGTAACGGTGGTCGGTCGGCGGCACGAACGTCTCCTTGATCGTGCGGGCGTTCACCCAGCGGATCAGGTTGAAGATCGAGCCGGCCTTGTCGTTGGTGCCCGAGGCGCGGGCACCGCCGAACGGCTGCTGGCCCACGACCGCGCCCGTCGGCTTGTCGTTGACGTAGAAGTTGCCCGCCGCGAAGCGCAGCCGGTCGGACGCGGACGCGATGGCGTACCGGTCCTGGGCGATGATCGAGCCGGTCAGCGCGTACGGCGCGATGCCCTCCATCTGGTCGAGCACCGCGTCGAAGTCGCGGTCCTCGTAGACGTGCACGCCCAGGATGGGCCCGAAGTACTCCTTGACGAAGATCTCGTCGGTCGGGTCGGCGCACTCCAGGACGGTCGGCTTCACGAAATATCCGACGCTGTCGTCGTACGAGCCGGTGAGGACGTCGATGTTCGCGGCCGCCCGCGCCCGGTCGATGGCCTCCTTGTGCTTGGCGAACGCCCGGGCGTCGATGACCCCGCCCATGAACGTCGACAGGTCGCCCGACACGTCGCCCACGCTCAGCGACTCGGCCACCGAGACGAAGTCGTCACGCATCCGGCTCCAGACCGAGCGCGGCACGTACGCCCGCGAGGCCGCCGAGCACTTCTGCCCCTGGTACTCGAACGCGCCCCTGATCAGCGCCGTCGAGAGCACGGCGGGGTCGGCGGACGGGTGGGCCAGCACGAAGTCCTTGCCGCCGGTCTCGCCGACGAGGCGCGGGTAGCCGTGGTAGGAGGCGATGTTCCGGCCGACGGTGCTCCACAGGTGCTGGAACGTCGCCGTGGAGCCGGTGAAGTGGATCCCCGCCAGGGCCGGGTGGCCGAGCGCCACCTCGGAGACGGCCTGACCGTTGCCGGTGACCATGTTGATCACGCCGGGCGGCAGCCCGGCCGCCTCCAGCAGCCGCATGGTGAAGTGCGCGGCGAACTGCTGGGTGGGCGACGGCTTCCAGACGACGACATTCCCCATCAAAGCAGCAGAAGTCGGCAAATTTCCGGCGATGGCGGTGAAGTTGAACGGCGTGATGGCCAGCACGAAGCCCTCGAGCGGCCGGTACTCCATCCTGTTCCACACGCCGGGCGACGAGATCGGCTGGTCGGCGTAGAGCTGGCGCGCGTACGCCACGTTGAACCGCAGGAAGTCGATCAGCTCACAGGCCGAGTCGATCTCCGCCTGCTGCGCCGACTTCGACTGCCCCAGGACGGTCGCCGCGTTGAGCGTCGCCCGCCACGGCCCGGCCAGCAGGTCGGCGGCCTTCAGGAAGATCGCCGCCCGCTCGTCGAAGGACAGCGCCCGCCACGCGGGGGCCGCCCGCAGCGCGGCGTCGACGGCGTCCTGCACGTCCTGGGCCGTAGCGTCGTTGGTACGGCCCAGAACGGAGGCATGGTTGTGCGGCTGCACCACATCGATGGGGGTGCCGCCGCCGAGGCGCTGTTCGCCGTCGATGGTCATGGTCAGGTCGAGCGACGACCCGGCCAGTTCCTTGATGCGGTCTTCCAGCGCGGACCGCTCGGCGCTGCCCGGCGCGTACCCGTAGATACGCTCGTTGGCCGGAACGGGGACGTTGCTGATGGCATCCATTACTTACCCCCCAGGGCACGAAGGAAGAAGGCGACGTTGGCGGGCCGCTCGGCCAGGCGGCGCATGAAGTAGCCGTACCAGTCGTCGCCGTAGGGGACGTAGACGCGGACCGTGTGGCCGGCCCCTGCGAGGGACTCCTGCAGGTCGGTCCGGATTCCGTAGAGCATCTGGAACTCGTGGTCGCCGATCGTCCGCCCGAACCGGTCGGCGAGCAGCTCCGTGATCGCGATCATGCGATCGTCGTGCGTCGCCACCATGGGGTACCCCTTCCCCGCCATGAGGATCCGCAGGCATCGCACGTACGCCTTGTCCACGGCGCTCCTGCCCTGGTGGGCCACGGCGGCGGGCTCGCGGTATGCCCCCTTGACCAGGCGCACCCTGGAGCCCTCCGCGGCCAGGTCGCGGCAGTCGTCCTCGCTGCGGAACAGGTACGCCTGGATCGCCACGCCCGTCGACGGGTAGTCCTCGCGCAGCTTGCGCAGGATGCCCAGCGTCGAGTCGACGGTGGTGTGGTCCTCCATGTCGAGCGTGACGGTCGAGCCGTTCATCGCGGCGGCCGCGCAGATCTCGCGGGCGTGCTCCAGCGCCATCGCGTCGTCGAGCCGCTGCCCGACGGCCGACAGCTTCACCGACACCTCGCCCCGGGTCTCGAGCTCGAGCGGCCCCAGGGCCTGGAGCAGCGTGAGGTAGGCGTCCGTGACGGCCTCGGCGGCGCGCGCGTCGCGCGTCTCCTCGCCGAGGTGGTCGACGGTGACGGCCAGCTTCGCATCGCGCAGCCGCTCGATGGCGTCGCGGGCCTCATCGACGGTTTCGCCCGCGACGAACCGGTCGACGACCTTCCTGGTGAGCGGGAAGCCCGACACGGCACGGCGTACGACGCCGCTCCCTGACGCGGCGAGGAGCACTTGACCCAGCATGCTCCAAGTGTAAAAACGCAGCTCAAAGGGGGCCATCGACGTGCGTAACGCCGCGTGTGGGAGGCTGTCATACAAATGCACAACACGGCAGACCTACAAGAGATCGTCGACGAGATCGCCTCCCGGCTGGGGGCCTCCGTGACGCTGGAGGACCGCTCATTCCGGCTGCTGGCCTACGGGGCGCAGCACGGCGACATCGACACCGTCCGCCAGGAGTCGATCCTGCGCAGGCGCGCCACCGGCGAGGTACGCGACTACTTCGAGCGCTACGGCATCGCCAGGGCCACCGGCCCGGTCCGGATCCCCGCGGACGCCGAGCTGGGCGTCCTCGCCAGGGTGTGCTGGCCGCTGCGCCACGGCGACGTCACCTACGGCTACCTGTGGCTGCTCGACTCGGGCTCGCTCACGGCCCTCGACTCGGTCGCGCCGCTGGTGGCCAGGGCCGCCGCCGAGCTCGCCCAGGAGGCCAGGAGCAGGCAGGATCTCGGCCGGGGACTGCTGGCCCTGTTCTCGGCCGACCCGGCGGAGCGCGCGAGCGCGTCCATCGAGGTGCCGGGCCCGGTCGCGGCGGTCGCCGTACGCGAGTCGGCCGAGCGCGTCGCCACCTTGTGGACGCTCCCGCGCGGCGTCCTGGCCCGCACCGGCTCGCCCGTCGCCCTGCTCACCCCGGCCCACCTCGCGGGCGAGGTCGCGCAGACCCTCCAGAGCGCGTACGGCACCGCCGCCGGGATCGGCGCGCCGAGGCCCGACCCGGCCGACGCCTGGCTGAGCTGGCGCGAGGCCCGCCACGCGCTGCGCATCGCCGAGCACTTCCCCCGGTACGCCCCCATCGCCCGCTGGGAGGACCTGGGCGTGCACCGGCTGCTGGCCAGGCTCGCCCGGCAGGACCTGCGCGAGCTGGCGGCCGAGATCGCCGCCCTGGACGCCGAGCTGGCCGAGACCGTGGAGGTCTATCTCGACCACGGCGGCCACGCCCAGAAGGTGGCCGCCGAGCTCGGCATCCACCGCCAGACGCTCTACTACCGGCTGGGCAAGGCCGAGCGCCTCACGCACAGGGACCTGTCGGACGGCGACGACCGGCTGGCCGTGCACCTGGGTCTCAAGGCCGCCCGGCTGCTGTAGGGGCCCCCGTGGGAGCTCGGTAGACCCTGACCCAGTCCACGTACATCGACACGGTCTCCGGCGTGCCGGCGTCGCGGCACCGCGGCTCGCACACGACGTCGTTCTGCAGCGCGAGCCCCATCGCGCGGCCCCGGGGCACCTGCGCGCCCCGGTAGTCCCAGAGCCTCCGGCCGTCCAGCCAGAACGTCAGCCGCCCCGGCAGCCAGTCCATCGCCACCGTGTGCCATCTGGTGAAATCGGCCCGCAGCTGCCGCTGCGCCCGCTCGTGCCCGCCGTGCACGAAGATCCCGCCGCCCTGCCGCTCGGGGTCCACGATCTCGGCGAAGTCCACCTCGGCGTAGTCGTCGCCCGCCCCCTGCTCGGTCGGCCACAGCAGCGCCACGGGGGTGTACCCGGCCCCCGCCTCGGCCCTGAACCTGACCTCCCACCTGCCGTACTGCTGTGCGAGCCGGGTGGCCACCCCGCCCGACAGGTCCTTGCCGCCGTACATGCCGCCCTTGAGGCGCAGCATGCCGTTCGCGACCGTCGCCGCCCTCCCGGTACGGGGGTTCCGCCGGGCCTGCGGGGAGTGGTAGATCATCCACTTGGCGGTGTCGATCGTGACGCCGTCGAAGTTCTCCACGAGGACCGGGGCGCCCCAGCCCGCCGCCTGGGCCCGCGCGGGCTGGGGAAGCACGGCGACACCCAGCAGCGTCACCGTGACCAGGATCTGACTGCGTGTAGTCATGGGGTCAATGGAAGCAAAAATGTCACTCCGGTAACGGGTCTTCGGAGAAAACCTCCACCTGGCCGGACACGCCGAACCAGGTGGCCTCCCCGCGGGCCGCCAGGTAGGCGTCCACGCCGCGCTGGAGGCTGGCGTGCTCCCAGCTCCTGAAGTTCTGGCTGACGCAGACCAGGTCCTTGGTCTCGCGGCCCAGATGCCCGGTCACCCTGGCGACCAGCTCGGGGACGGGTCTGGACTCGTCGATCAAGGAGTGGGCGTCGTTGAGGAGCCGCTGGAGTGCGCGTGACAGTGATCGTGCCTCATCGATCTCCATGGAGCCCAGACCGGCAGACGGAAGAGCGCCCTGGCATGGTGCCGGCAGGCGGCTCCTGCCGCCTGCCGGAAGGGTTGACGTTCTTCAGTCGCGGGTCGGGTGCCGGGCCTCAGGCGCAGGCCGACTCGTAGACCCGGACGAGCTCCTGGCTCACGCGCTCCCAGGAGTAGCGTGAGCGCGCCCGGTCGGCCCCCGCGTAGCCGAGGGCGGTGCGCAGGGTGGGGTCCGTCAGCAGCTCACGGGCCAGCCGGGCGGTGCGGGCCGGGCGGTCCGGCGGCACCAGCAGCCCGGTGACGCCGTCGATGATGGAGTCGAGGTGCGCGCCGACGGCCGAGGCGATCACCGGTACGCCGCAGGCCATCGCCTCCAGCGCGACGATCCCCGTCGCGGCCTCGCGCGGCACCGACACCACGGCGTCCGCGCTGCGCATCAGCTTCGGTACGGAGGTCCGCTTGACCTGGCCGAGCAGCGTCACCTGGCCGGCGACGCCGAGCTGTTCGGCCAGGGCGCGCAGCCGGCGGGCATCCCTGTCGTTCTCGAGATCCTCGGGCTCCGGCCCGCCCGCGATGACCAGCTCGACGTCGCCCAGTCCCTGCAGCGCCCGCACGATGGTGTGCGCGCCGCGGTCCGGCGAGAGGGGGCCGACGTGCAGCAGCCGCTTGCGCGCGCCCCGCGTGGCCACGGCGCCGCGGCGCTGGAAACGCTCGGTGTCGACGCCGTACGGGACGACGGCGATGTTGGAGCGTGGCACGCCGAGCCTGATCAGGGCCGACTCCTCGTCGCCCGAGCCGGCGATGACCGCGTTGGCCCGGCGGCCGAGCGCCCGTTCCAGGTCCATGTGCAAGGGGTCAACGGTGTGGAACGTCTGCGTGACCGGCACTCCCAGGTCCTTGGCGCCCGCCACGGCGGCCAGCCC
This genomic interval from Nonomuraea helvata contains the following:
- a CDS encoding proline dehydrogenase family protein; protein product: MLGQVLLAASGSGVVRRAVSGFPLTRKVVDRFVAGETVDEARDAIERLRDAKLAVTVDHLGEETRDARAAEAVTDAYLTLLQALGPLELETRGEVSVKLSAVGQRLDDAMALEHAREICAAAAMNGSTVTLDMEDHTTVDSTLGILRKLREDYPSTGVAIQAYLFRSEDDCRDLAAEGSRVRLVKGAYREPAAVAHQGRSAVDKAYVRCLRILMAGKGYPMVATHDDRMIAITELLADRFGRTIGDHEFQMLYGIRTDLQESLAGAGHTVRVYVPYGDDWYGYFMRRLAERPANVAFFLRALGGK
- a CDS encoding helix-turn-helix domain-containing protein; the encoded protein is MHNTADLQEIVDEIASRLGASVTLEDRSFRLLAYGAQHGDIDTVRQESILRRRATGEVRDYFERYGIARATGPVRIPADAELGVLARVCWPLRHGDVTYGYLWLLDSGSLTALDSVAPLVARAAAELAQEARSRQDLGRGLLALFSADPAERASASIEVPGPVAAVAVRESAERVATLWTLPRGVLARTGSPVALLTPAHLAGEVAQTLQSAYGTAAGIGAPRPDPADAWLSWREARHALRIAEHFPRYAPIARWEDLGVHRLLARLARQDLRELAAEIAALDAELAETVEVYLDHGGHAQKVAAELGIHRQTLYYRLGKAERLTHRDLSDGDDRLAVHLGLKAARLL
- a CDS encoding glycoside hydrolase family 16 protein; translation: MTTRSQILVTVTLLGVAVLPQPARAQAAGWGAPVLVENFDGVTIDTAKWMIYHSPQARRNPRTGRAATVANGMLRLKGGMYGGKDLSGGVATRLAQQYGRWEVRFRAEAGAGYTPVALLWPTEQGAGDDYAEVDFAEIVDPERQGGGIFVHGGHERAQRQLRADFTRWHTVAMDWLPGRLTFWLDGRRLWDYRGAQVPRGRAMGLALQNDVVCEPRCRDAGTPETVSMYVDWVRVYRAPTGAPTAAGRP
- a CDS encoding glycosyltransferase, coding for MNIAIVATAGDARRHHILSVARELGRGHHVTIYSRRDNAEGKPKTRVAPGVTLEQIDVGPATELADDEMAPFLNDVGEHLMKRWSQDRPDVIHAHSWTGGLAAVAGAKDLGVPVTQTFHTVDPLHMDLERALGRRANAVIAGSGDEESALIRLGVPRSNIAVVPYGVDTERFQRRGAVATRGARKRLLHVGPLSPDRGAHTIVRALQGLGDVELVIAGGPEPEDLENDRDARRLRALAEQLGVAGQVTLLGQVKRTSVPKLMRSADAVVSVPREAATGIVALEAMACGVPVIASAVGAHLDSIIDGVTGLLVPPDRPARTARLARELLTDPTLRTALGYAGADRARSRYSWERVSQELVRVYESACA